A window from Streptomyces sp. NBC_00299 encodes these proteins:
- a CDS encoding SpoIIE family protein phosphatase gives MAAFLGRLRSLVSAATVARQVFVLQAAIVMLLVVAAVVALVLQVRADTRREAGNRSLAVAESFAHAPGVVDALAGPDPSAALQPRAEAAREATDVDFIVVMSTDGIRYTHPSPDRIGKHFVGTIAPAAAGGVVRETYTGTLGPSVRAVVPVTDGDDKVVGLVSAGVTLASVGGVVDNQLPVLIGSAAAALILATGGTALVSRRLLRQTHGLGPVEMTRMYEHHDAVLHSVREGVLIMDGRRRLALANDEARRLLGLPADAEGRPCPDLGIARDLAGLFSSGRDATDEVHLARGRLLAVSQRSTDQDGGPPGSVATLRDTTELRTLTGRADVAQERLKLLYDAGLEIGTTLDVTRTSQELADFAVPRFADFVSVDLADPVLRGEEPKEGRADMRRVAFRGAREDSPLYPIGKLIHFREGTPQAFGFGSGDSVLEEDMPAFSGWQVQDPENARRIVGFGIHTMLTVPLRARGVIMGMATFWRADRPEPFEQEDMSLAEELVARAAVSIDNARRYTREHTLSVTLQRSLLPRALPDQSALDVAYRYLPAHAAQGGVGGDWFDVIPLPGARVALVVGDVVGHGLHAAATMGRLRTAVHNFSTLDLPPDELLGHLDELVARIDQDEDDGDNEGAPVTGATCLYAVYDPSTGLCTLARAGHLEPALVHPDGDVEFPAVAGGPPLGLSGSLPFEATELRLPEGSGLVLYTDGLVERQGQDIDEGLERLRGALAATPPTGGRTPEETCKAVLEALLPERPRDDIALVVARTRILSPDRTATWDVPDDRSAVARVRAAATRTLDDWGLSEEAFTTELILSELVTNSLRHATGPIRVRLIRDRALICEVSDGSNTAPHLRSAAATDEGGRGLFLVAQFAERWGTRYSAAGKVIWTEQPLTDPGTTPAE, from the coding sequence ATGGCCGCCTTCCTCGGCCGCCTGCGGTCGCTGGTGAGCGCGGCTACCGTCGCCCGGCAGGTCTTCGTGCTGCAGGCGGCGATCGTCATGCTCCTCGTCGTCGCCGCCGTCGTGGCACTGGTGCTGCAGGTCCGCGCCGACACCCGACGGGAGGCCGGCAACCGGTCCCTCGCCGTGGCCGAGTCGTTCGCGCACGCGCCAGGTGTCGTGGACGCCCTGGCCGGTCCGGATCCGAGCGCCGCGCTCCAGCCACGTGCCGAGGCGGCGCGCGAGGCGACCGACGTGGACTTCATCGTCGTGATGAGCACCGACGGGATCCGCTACACCCACCCGAGCCCCGACCGGATCGGCAAGCACTTCGTCGGCACCATCGCACCGGCCGCGGCGGGCGGGGTCGTACGCGAGACGTACACCGGGACTCTGGGGCCGTCCGTGCGGGCGGTGGTCCCCGTGACCGACGGCGACGACAAGGTCGTCGGGCTGGTGTCGGCCGGGGTGACGCTGGCCAGCGTGGGCGGGGTCGTCGACAACCAGTTGCCGGTGCTGATCGGCTCCGCGGCGGCCGCGCTGATCCTGGCCACCGGCGGCACCGCGCTGGTCAGCCGGCGGCTGCTGCGCCAGACGCACGGGCTGGGGCCGGTCGAGATGACGCGGATGTACGAGCATCACGACGCCGTCCTGCACTCCGTACGGGAGGGCGTCCTGATCATGGACGGCCGGCGTCGGCTGGCGCTGGCGAACGACGAGGCGCGCCGGCTGCTCGGGTTGCCCGCGGACGCGGAGGGGCGGCCCTGCCCCGACCTGGGCATCGCGCGCGACCTCGCCGGGCTGTTCTCGTCCGGGCGGGACGCCACCGACGAGGTGCACCTGGCCCGGGGCCGGCTGCTGGCCGTCAGTCAGCGGTCGACCGACCAGGACGGCGGTCCGCCGGGCAGCGTGGCCACCCTGCGGGACACCACCGAGCTGCGGACGCTGACCGGCAGGGCGGACGTGGCGCAGGAGCGGCTGAAGCTGCTGTACGACGCGGGTCTGGAGATCGGCACCACCCTCGATGTCACCCGCACCTCGCAGGAGCTGGCCGACTTCGCGGTGCCGCGGTTCGCGGACTTCGTCAGCGTCGACCTGGCGGATCCGGTGCTGCGGGGCGAGGAGCCGAAGGAGGGCCGCGCGGACATGCGCCGGGTCGCCTTCCGGGGCGCACGGGAAGACAGCCCGCTCTATCCGATCGGCAAGCTGATCCACTTCCGCGAGGGCACGCCGCAGGCCTTCGGATTCGGTTCCGGCGATTCCGTGCTGGAGGAGGACATGCCCGCCTTCTCCGGCTGGCAGGTGCAGGATCCCGAGAACGCCCGCCGCATCGTCGGCTTCGGCATCCACACCATGCTCACGGTCCCGCTGCGCGCCCGCGGCGTGATCATGGGCATGGCCACCTTCTGGCGCGCTGACCGGCCCGAGCCGTTCGAGCAGGAGGACATGTCCCTCGCGGAGGAGCTGGTGGCACGCGCCGCCGTCAGCATCGACAACGCCCGCCGCTACACCCGCGAGCACACCCTGTCGGTCACGCTCCAGCGCAGCCTGCTGCCCCGGGCGCTGCCCGACCAGAGCGCCCTGGACGTCGCCTACCGCTATCTGCCCGCGCACGCGGCGCAGGGCGGCGTCGGCGGGGACTGGTTCGACGTGATCCCGCTGCCGGGGGCGCGGGTGGCGCTGGTCGTGGGGGACGTCGTGGGACACGGACTGCACGCGGCGGCGACGATGGGACGGCTCCGTACGGCGGTCCACAACTTCTCCACCCTGGACCTCCCGCCCGACGAACTCCTCGGCCATCTGGACGAGTTGGTCGCCCGCATCGACCAGGACGAGGACGACGGCGACAACGAGGGCGCGCCGGTCACCGGAGCGACGTGCCTGTACGCCGTGTACGACCCGTCCACCGGGCTGTGCACCCTCGCCCGCGCCGGCCATCTCGAACCCGCGCTCGTCCACCCCGACGGCGACGTCGAGTTCCCGGCCGTCGCCGGCGGGCCGCCGCTGGGTCTGAGCGGCAGCCTGCCCTTCGAGGCGACCGAGCTGCGGCTGCCCGAGGGCAGCGGGCTGGTCCTGTACACGGACGGGCTGGTCGAGCGCCAGGGACAGGACATCGACGAGGGCCTGGAGCGGCTGCGCGGGGCGCTCGCGGCGACGCCGCCGACGGGCGGCCGGACGCCGGAGGAGACGTGCAAGGCCGTACTGGAGGCCCTGCTGCCGGAACGTCCGCGCGACGACATCGCCCTCGTCGTCGCCAGGACGCGGATTCTCAGCCCCGATCGCACGGCGACCTGGGACGTCCCGGACGACCGCTCCGCCGTGGCCCGGGTCCGGGCGGCGGCCACCCGGACGCTGGACGACTGGGGTCTGTCGGAGGAGGCGTTCACGACCGAGCTGATCCTCAGCGAGCTGGTCACGAACTCCCTGCGCCACGCCACCGGCCCCATCCGCGTCCGCCTGATCCGCGACCGCGCCCTGATCTGCGAGGTCTCCGACGGCAGCAACACCGCCCCCCACCTGCGCAGCGCTGCCGCGACGGACGAGGGCGGCCGGGGACTGTTCCTGGTGGCGCAGTTCGCCGAGCGCTGGGGCACCCGGTACTCGGCGGCGGGCAAGGTGATCTGGACGGAACAGCCCCTGACGGATCCGGGGACCACTCCGGCCGAGTGA
- a CDS encoding flavin monoamine oxidase family protein: protein MDNHRAPVGSTSLSRRQFTAATTTTAALAALTPTAAAAAPAVPQQAPGRPRSTADWDTCLAVARALLVVDEHDKPLVPGYRKILDSGLPRVQTKTGKRILVIGAGPAGLVAAWLLKRAGHQVTLVEANGNRVGGRIKTFRTGGHEQAAQAFADPAQYAEAGAMRIPGSHPLVMTLIDQLGVKRRRFHLVDVDGEGKPVNNAWLHVNGVRVRRSEYAKSPRRINRSFGVPRAYWDTPSGTILRRALDPVRDEFSTVGPDGKRVDKPMPERVKGWARVVQKYGDWSMYRFLTEEAGFDERTIDLIGTLENLTSRLPLSFIHSFISQSLISPDTAFWELVGGTATLPDALLKEVADVVRLDRRATHIEYWAPGRPGADDTAHVHAKGPHVWIDTVSEGRDGKVVREEFTGDLAIVTVPFSGLRQVQVSPVMSYKKRRAVAELHYDSATKVLLEFGLRWWEFTEADWKRELDAVRPGLYDDYRKGKAPADGSLLGAHPSVPDGHISDAQRAHYAANRWATRDQPEAAHIIGGGSVSDNSNRFMINPSHPIEGSKGGVVLASYSWADDASRWDSLDEDARYPHALRGLQQVYGQRVEVFYTGAGRTQSWLRDPYAYGEASVLLPGQHTELLEAIRTAEGPLYFAGDHTSVKPSWIEGALESGVRAALEAHAH, encoded by the coding sequence ATGGACAATCACCGCGCGCCTGTCGGCTCAACTTCCCTCTCCCGAAGGCAGTTCACGGCCGCAACGACCACGACGGCCGCCCTGGCCGCGTTAACCCCGACCGCGGCCGCCGCCGCACCCGCCGTTCCCCAACAGGCCCCCGGGCGACCGCGATCCACCGCGGACTGGGACACCTGCCTGGCCGTCGCACGCGCCCTGCTGGTCGTCGACGAACACGACAAGCCGCTCGTCCCGGGGTACCGGAAGATCCTCGACTCCGGACTGCCGCGCGTGCAGACGAAGACGGGCAAGAGAATCCTCGTCATCGGCGCCGGACCGGCCGGCCTGGTCGCCGCCTGGCTGCTCAAGCGGGCCGGGCACCAGGTCACGCTCGTCGAGGCCAACGGCAACCGCGTCGGCGGCCGCATCAAGACCTTCCGCACCGGCGGCCACGAGCAGGCGGCGCAGGCGTTCGCCGACCCGGCCCAGTACGCCGAGGCCGGCGCCATGCGCATCCCCGGCAGCCATCCACTGGTGATGACCCTGATCGACCAACTCGGCGTCAAGCGCCGCCGGTTCCACCTCGTCGACGTCGACGGCGAGGGCAAGCCCGTCAACAACGCCTGGCTGCACGTCAACGGAGTCCGCGTGCGCCGCTCCGAGTACGCGAAGTCACCCCGCAGGATCAACCGTTCCTTCGGCGTCCCGCGCGCGTACTGGGACACGCCCTCCGGCACCATCCTGCGCCGCGCCCTGGACCCCGTACGCGACGAGTTCAGCACCGTCGGCCCGGACGGCAAACGCGTCGACAAGCCGATGCCCGAGCGGGTCAAGGGCTGGGCGCGGGTCGTGCAGAAGTACGGCGACTGGTCGATGTACCGGTTCCTGACCGAGGAGGCGGGCTTCGACGAGCGGACCATCGATCTCATCGGCACCCTGGAAAACCTAACCTCACGGCTGCCGCTCTCCTTCATCCACAGCTTCATCAGTCAGTCGCTGATCAGCCCGGACACCGCGTTCTGGGAGCTGGTCGGCGGCACGGCGACGCTTCCGGACGCCCTTCTCAAGGAGGTCGCCGACGTTGTGCGCCTCGACCGGCGCGCCACGCACATCGAGTACTGGGCCCCCGGTCGGCCCGGCGCCGACGACACCGCCCACGTCCATGCCAAGGGCCCGCACGTCTGGATCGACACCGTCTCCGAGGGACGCGACGGCAAGGTGGTGCGAGAGGAGTTCACCGGCGACCTCGCGATCGTCACCGTGCCGTTCTCGGGGCTCAGGCAGGTGCAGGTCAGCCCGGTGATGTCGTACAAGAAACGGCGCGCGGTCGCCGAGCTGCACTACGACAGCGCGACCAAGGTGCTCCTCGAATTCGGCCTGCGCTGGTGGGAGTTCACCGAGGCCGACTGGAAGCGGGAGCTCGACGCCGTACGGCCCGGCCTCTACGACGACTACCGCAAGGGCAAGGCCCCCGCCGACGGCAGCCTCCTCGGCGCCCACCCCTCCGTCCCGGACGGCCACATCAGCGACGCCCAGCGCGCCCACTACGCCGCCAACCGCTGGGCCACCCGCGACCAGCCCGAGGCCGCGCACATCATCGGCGGCGGCTCGGTCTCCGACAACTCCAACCGCTTCATGATCAACCCGTCGCACCCCATCGAGGGAAGCAAGGGCGGTGTCGTCCTCGCCTCCTACAGCTGGGCCGACGACGCCTCGCGCTGGGACTCCCTCGACGAGGACGCCCGCTACCCGCACGCGCTGCGGGGGCTGCAACAGGTCTACGGCCAGCGCGTCGAGGTCTTCTACACCGGCGCCGGGCGCACCCAGAGCTGGCTGCGCGACCCGTACGCGTACGGCGAGGCGTCCGTCCTCCTGCCCGGCCAGCACACCGAGTTGCTGGAGGCCATCCGCACCGCCGAGGGGCCGCTGTACTTCGCCGGGGACCACACCTCGGTGAAGCCGTCGTGGATCGAGGGCGCCCTCGAATCCGGGGTGCGGGCCGCGCTGGAGGCGCACGCGCACTGA
- a CDS encoding family 43 glycosylhydrolase produces MSRTPARKRRRPLILCVLAALLALVATTQPASAADGRPYTNPLKSFKGADPWLQYHDGNYYLITTTFTGILGIRKSPTLAGLGGAPNVQVWSDTTPTRNTNIWAPEMHLFNGHWYVYYSAGQGGVACCDSQRTHVLESAGTDPMGPYTYKGSLTGSNLTPGGWLIDASVLQAGNKLYLVGSGFINGSTQSLVIAPMSNPYTPASNAFTVISSPTLDWERSGAPVNEAPEPLYHNGRTFLTYSASYCNTADYKLGQLELTGSDPLNPASWTKKQTPVFQRNDAGGAYGPGHNGFFTSPDGTENWIVYHANSTSGGGCGNGRTTRAQEFTWNADGTPDFGTPVALGTTLPGPSGETAATPTSYTLVNRNSGKCLDVNGGNTADGTNIFQWTCTGGSNQKWKVEDLGDDTSRLVNVATGKVMDVADCSASDGADIRQWSWLNNKCQRYRLVFTASGDYVRIVNESTGKVADVADCSAANGADVRQWTWLNNTCQQWRLVPTT; encoded by the coding sequence ATGTCACGCACGCCTGCCAGGAAACGCCGCAGACCACTCATCCTGTGCGTGCTTGCCGCGTTGCTGGCCCTGGTGGCGACCACGCAACCGGCGTCCGCGGCGGACGGCCGCCCGTACACGAACCCGCTGAAGTCGTTCAAGGGCGCCGACCCCTGGCTCCAGTACCACGACGGCAACTACTACCTGATCACCACGACGTTCACCGGCATCCTCGGCATCCGCAAGTCGCCGACGCTCGCGGGTCTGGGCGGCGCGCCCAATGTGCAGGTGTGGTCGGACACCACGCCGACCCGCAACACCAACATCTGGGCACCGGAGATGCATCTCTTCAACGGCCACTGGTACGTGTACTACTCGGCCGGACAGGGCGGTGTGGCGTGCTGCGACTCGCAGCGCACGCACGTGCTGGAGAGCGCCGGCACCGACCCGATGGGCCCGTACACCTACAAGGGCTCGCTCACCGGCTCCAACCTCACGCCGGGCGGCTGGCTGATCGACGCGAGTGTTCTCCAGGCCGGCAACAAGCTCTACCTGGTCGGCAGCGGGTTCATCAACGGCAGTACGCAGAGCCTGGTCATCGCGCCGATGAGCAACCCGTACACTCCGGCCAGCAACGCCTTCACCGTCATCTCCAGCCCGACCCTGGACTGGGAGCGGTCCGGCGCGCCCGTCAACGAGGCTCCGGAACCGCTCTACCACAACGGCCGTACCTTCCTCACGTACTCGGCCAGCTACTGCAACACCGCCGACTACAAGCTCGGCCAACTGGAGCTGACCGGCTCGGATCCGCTGAACCCCGCCTCCTGGACCAAGAAGCAGACGCCGGTCTTCCAGCGCAATGACGCCGGCGGCGCCTACGGCCCCGGCCACAACGGCTTCTTCACCTCGCCGGACGGCACCGAGAACTGGATCGTGTACCACGCCAACTCCACGTCCGGCGGCGGCTGCGGCAACGGCCGCACCACCCGCGCCCAGGAGTTCACCTGGAACGCCGACGGCACCCCTGACTTCGGCACCCCCGTCGCCCTCGGCACCACGCTCCCCGGCCCGTCCGGCGAGACGGCCGCGACACCGACGTCGTACACCCTGGTCAACCGCAACAGCGGAAAGTGCCTGGACGTGAACGGCGGCAACACCGCCGACGGCACCAACATCTTCCAGTGGACGTGCACCGGCGGGAGCAACCAGAAGTGGAAGGTGGAGGACCTCGGCGACGACACCAGCCGGCTGGTCAACGTCGCCACCGGCAAGGTGATGGACGTCGCCGACTGCTCCGCCTCCGACGGCGCCGACATCCGGCAGTGGTCCTGGCTGAACAACAAGTGCCAGCGCTACCGGCTCGTGTTCACGGCGAGCGGTGACTACGTCCGGATCGTCAACGAGTCCACCGGCAAGGTCGCCGACGTGGCCGACTGCTCTGCCGCGAACGGCGCGGACGTACGGCAATGGACCTGGCTGAACAACACCTGCCAGCAGTGGCGCCTCGTCCCCACCACCTGA
- a CDS encoding family 43 glycosylhydrolase: MAVLVTLAACLAGPAPAARAAVPDSPAVTYTNPIAEKRADPHIFRHTDGYYYFTATVPEYDRIVLRRATTIQGLSTAQEVTIWTKHSSGVMGAHIWAPEIHFIDGKWYVYFAAGATSDVWAIRMYVLEGTGTNPLTAAWTEKGQIKTQWESFSLDATTFVVGGVRYLAWAQRDPSVNNNTDIYVARMANPWTITGTPVMLSRPTYSWETVGYKVNEGPAVIQHGGKVFMSYSASATDSNYCLGLLSASAGADLLNAANWSKSSTPVFTSNAATGQYGPGHNSFTVSEDGRSGILVYHDRSYKDITGDPLNDPNRRTRVQKLYWKADGTPDFGIPVADGVTPQRFSSYNFADRFVRHWEYRARIEAGVSPLADSQFRVVTGLTGSGTVSLESANFPGYYLRHKNFEVWLEKNDGTAKFASDATFHKRAGLSDAAGVSYESYNYAGRYVRHYDYLLVVQAPSTATDRADATFYAQ, encoded by the coding sequence ATGGCCGTCCTCGTCACCCTGGCGGCCTGCCTCGCCGGACCCGCTCCGGCCGCCCGGGCGGCCGTGCCTGACTCCCCCGCCGTGACCTACACCAACCCGATCGCGGAGAAGCGGGCCGACCCGCACATCTTCAGACACACCGACGGCTACTACTACTTCACCGCGACCGTCCCCGAGTACGACCGCATCGTGCTGCGCCGGGCGACGACCATCCAGGGCCTGTCGACGGCCCAGGAGGTCACCATCTGGACCAAGCACAGCAGCGGTGTGATGGGCGCGCACATCTGGGCGCCGGAGATCCACTTCATCGACGGCAAGTGGTACGTCTACTTCGCCGCCGGCGCCACCAGCGACGTGTGGGCGATCCGCATGTACGTCCTCGAGGGCACCGGAACCAATCCGCTGACGGCCGCATGGACGGAGAAGGGGCAGATCAAGACCCAGTGGGAGAGCTTCTCCCTGGACGCCACCACCTTTGTCGTGGGCGGCGTGCGCTATCTGGCCTGGGCGCAGCGCGACCCGTCCGTGAACAACAACACGGACATCTATGTCGCGAGGATGGCCAACCCCTGGACCATCACCGGCACTCCGGTGATGCTGTCGCGGCCCACCTACTCCTGGGAGACCGTCGGCTACAAGGTCAACGAGGGCCCGGCGGTGATCCAGCACGGCGGCAAGGTCTTCATGTCGTACTCGGCGAGCGCCACCGACAGCAACTACTGCCTGGGGCTGCTGTCGGCGTCCGCGGGCGCCGACCTGCTCAACGCGGCGAACTGGAGCAAGAGTTCCACGCCGGTGTTCACCAGCAACGCCGCGACCGGCCAGTACGGTCCGGGCCACAACTCCTTCACCGTCTCCGAGGACGGCAGGAGCGGCATCCTCGTCTACCACGACCGCAGCTACAAGGACATCACGGGCGACCCTCTCAACGACCCCAACCGCCGCACCCGTGTGCAGAAGCTGTACTGGAAGGCCGACGGCACCCCCGACTTCGGCATCCCGGTGGCCGACGGTGTCACGCCGCAGCGTTTCTCGTCGTACAACTTCGCGGACCGGTTCGTCCGGCACTGGGAGTACCGCGCCCGCATCGAGGCCGGCGTCTCCCCGCTCGCGGACTCGCAGTTCCGCGTGGTCACCGGACTGACCGGCAGCGGCACGGTGTCGCTGGAGTCGGCCAACTTCCCCGGGTACTACCTGCGGCACAAGAACTTCGAGGTGTGGCTGGAGAAGAACGACGGCACGGCGAAGTTCGCGTCCGACGCCACTTTCCACAAGCGGGCCGGGCTGTCCGACGCGGCAGGGGTCTCGTACGAGTCCTACAACTACGCCGGGCGCTACGTACGGCACTACGACTACCTGCTGGTGGTCCAGGCGCCGAGCACGGCGACGGATCGGGCGGACGCCACGTTCTACGCCCAGTAG
- a CDS encoding polysaccharide deacetylase family protein, which produces MPFPIIPFKKMKKSWAWLSAAAVLVAAASLVAFTQYVRLDTTSPSAARARATSAAQARFGSVDCREAKCVALTFDAGPSEHSARLLDILKEEKVPATFFLLGKRHIEKYPELVERMADEGHEVANHTWDHERLTDLDADEIREEIERPNKEIERITGRRPTLMRPPQGRTNDTVHDVCRELGMSEVLWSVTAKDYKTNDSKLIEQRVLDQTDRDGIILLHDIYDGTVPAVPGIIDALKKRGFVFVTVPQLLAPGKAEPGKVYR; this is translated from the coding sequence ATGCCTTTTCCGATCATTCCGTTCAAGAAGATGAAAAAGTCGTGGGCTTGGTTGTCTGCCGCCGCCGTTCTGGTGGCGGCAGCTTCGTTGGTGGCGTTCACGCAGTACGTGCGCCTGGACACCACGTCTCCCAGCGCCGCCCGGGCCCGGGCCACGTCCGCCGCCCAGGCCCGCTTCGGCAGCGTCGACTGCCGCGAGGCCAAGTGCGTCGCGCTGACCTTCGACGCCGGGCCGAGCGAGCACTCCGCGCGACTGCTCGACATCCTCAAGGAGGAGAAGGTCCCGGCGACCTTCTTCCTGCTCGGCAAGCGGCACATCGAGAAGTACCCGGAGCTGGTCGAGCGGATGGCCGACGAGGGCCATGAGGTGGCCAACCACACCTGGGACCACGAGAGACTCACGGACCTTGACGCCGACGAGATACGGGAGGAGATAGAGCGCCCCAACAAGGAGATAGAGCGAATCACCGGGCGGCGCCCCACGCTGATGCGTCCGCCGCAGGGCCGTACGAACGACACGGTGCACGACGTCTGCCGCGAGCTGGGGATGTCGGAGGTCCTGTGGAGCGTGACGGCCAAGGACTACAAGACCAATGACTCCAAGCTCATAGAGCAGCGTGTCCTGGATCAGACCGACCGGGACGGGATCATCCTGCTGCACGACATCTACGACGGCACCGTGCCGGCGGTGCCCGGCATCATCGACGCCCTGAAGAAGCGGGGGTTCGTGTTCGTGACCGTCCCGCAGTTGCTCGCGCCGGGGAAGGCCGAGCCGGGGAAGGTGTACCGGTGA
- a CDS encoding DUF2278 family protein has translation MPLKTYGVLIGRAVDARREGADDTPHYQIHLTDDHGTQYRAAVNVLSQQQPSELLYFVGEDFRHPITARLEGLESGWTTLPPGPGGPNLDFVRGNLFDPSLMRKLPPDLEGPDNDLADLLDHSVRRAVADEAARVYLFGERWGPEAKVRDKVFGFLPGNGVHDIHMNQGNSRRFRDDDGVWQDGGLLIHFPAQSRWVGIFLAFQSQSWKTDDVTGHAIEDVDGSRPVPGTRPVRVVAALVNPHGPAPEAETVTLLNASPAPVDLTGWHLQDRLGRLSAVPPGPLAAGACLTVPLSGGAQLGNHGGEISLLDAERLKVDGVSYTADQAGQEGWSVVFSPR, from the coding sequence ATGCCACTGAAGACCTACGGCGTACTGATCGGACGAGCGGTCGACGCCCGGCGCGAGGGCGCCGACGACACACCGCACTACCAGATCCACCTCACCGACGACCACGGCACGCAGTACCGCGCCGCCGTCAACGTCCTGTCCCAGCAGCAGCCCTCCGAACTGCTCTACTTCGTCGGCGAGGACTTCCGGCACCCGATCACGGCCCGCCTGGAGGGGCTGGAGAGCGGCTGGACCACCCTGCCGCCCGGGCCCGGCGGTCCGAACCTCGACTTCGTGCGCGGCAACCTCTTCGACCCGTCCCTGATGCGGAAACTGCCCCCGGACCTCGAAGGCCCCGACAACGACCTCGCCGACCTCCTCGACCACTCCGTCCGCCGCGCGGTCGCCGACGAGGCGGCCCGCGTGTATCTGTTCGGCGAGCGGTGGGGGCCCGAGGCCAAGGTCAGGGACAAGGTCTTCGGCTTCCTGCCCGGCAACGGCGTCCACGACATCCATATGAACCAGGGCAACAGCCGCCGCTTCCGCGACGACGACGGGGTCTGGCAGGACGGCGGGCTGCTCATCCACTTCCCGGCGCAGTCCCGTTGGGTGGGGATCTTCCTCGCCTTCCAGAGCCAGTCCTGGAAGACGGACGACGTGACCGGCCACGCCATCGAGGACGTCGACGGTTCGCGCCCCGTGCCCGGCACCCGTCCCGTCCGTGTCGTCGCCGCCCTCGTCAACCCGCACGGCCCCGCCCCCGAGGCCGAGACGGTGACCCTCCTCAACGCCTCGCCCGCCCCGGTCGACCTGACCGGCTGGCACCTCCAGGACCGGCTGGGCCGGCTGTCCGCCGTGCCGCCGGGACCGCTCGCGGCCGGCGCCTGCCTCACCGTCCCCCTGAGCGGTGGCGCCCAACTCGGCAACCACGGCGGCGAGATCAGCCTCCTCGATGCCGAGCGGCTGAAGGTGGACGGGGTTTCGTACACCGCCGATCAGGCAGGGCAGGAGGGGTGGTCGGTCGTCTTCTCCCCACGCTGA
- a CDS encoding SRPBCC family protein — protein sequence MANFLLERTVPLPLDEAWRRLTEWPRHAAAVPLTRIRVTPPEPTRTGTLVIARSGVGPLSFDDPMEVTVWQPPGDDAPGLCRLEKRGRVVTGWAEIEVRPGPGGRTRVVWREEVRVRFLPGVADGVLERAARYVFGRAANRLLRTA from the coding sequence GTGGCGAACTTTCTCCTCGAACGCACGGTTCCACTCCCCCTCGACGAGGCGTGGCGCCGCCTGACGGAGTGGCCCCGCCATGCCGCGGCCGTCCCGCTGACCCGCATCCGGGTCACCCCACCCGAACCGACCCGTACGGGCACACTCGTCATCGCCCGCTCCGGAGTCGGCCCGCTCTCCTTCGACGACCCGATGGAGGTCACTGTGTGGCAGCCCCCTGGGGACGATGCGCCGGGCCTCTGCCGCCTGGAGAAGCGGGGCAGGGTGGTCACGGGCTGGGCCGAGATCGAGGTGCGGCCCGGGCCGGGAGGGCGGACGCGGGTGGTGTGGCGGGAGGAGGTGCGGGTGCGCTTCCTGCCGGGGGTCGCCGACGGCGTGCTGGAGCGGGCGGCGCGGTATGTGTTCGGGCGGGCCGCGAACCGGCTTCTGCGCACGGCCTGA
- a CDS encoding S1 family peptidase, with the protein MTARRTTARRTTARRTTPRRTTNRRSQLIGYALSLLGVAALTVSGPSATAATAAKPPTPSSVPGPASAVTSLGIDGTAWTVDERSGKVRVLADSTVTDTELARLRHTVDRFAGAVTVERLDGRLRTLLSGGDGIHAAGRRCTAGVNVQSGSTYYFVTAGHCTADLPTWYTGAALDTAVGPTTGSSFPGNDFGVVRYATPAVPHPGTIGTVDVTGTASAYAGQRVCTRGATTGVRCGVVTALNMSVNYGGGDIVNGLIQTNICAEPGDSGGPLYAGDKVIGILSGGSGNCATGGTSYYQPIQEVLSAYGLSVY; encoded by the coding sequence ATGACAGCACGCCGTACAACAGCACGCCGTACAACAGCACGCCGGACAACACCACGCCGTACAACCAACAGACGCTCACAACTGATCGGCTACGCGCTGAGTTTGCTCGGAGTGGCCGCCCTCACGGTGTCCGGCCCCAGTGCGACCGCAGCGACCGCCGCCAAGCCGCCCACGCCGTCCTCGGTGCCGGGCCCGGCCTCCGCCGTCACGTCATTGGGGATCGACGGAACGGCGTGGACCGTGGACGAGCGGAGCGGGAAGGTGCGTGTCCTCGCCGACTCCACGGTCACGGACACCGAGCTCGCCCGACTCCGCCACACCGTCGACCGGTTCGCCGGTGCTGTCACCGTCGAACGGCTCGACGGCCGGCTGCGTACACTCCTGTCCGGCGGCGACGGCATCCACGCCGCCGGCCGGCGCTGCACGGCGGGCGTCAATGTGCAGAGCGGGTCCACGTACTACTTCGTCACCGCCGGACACTGCACCGCGGACCTGCCCACCTGGTACACCGGTGCCGCCCTGGACACGGCCGTCGGCCCCACCACCGGCAGCAGCTTCCCCGGCAACGACTTCGGAGTCGTCCGTTACGCCACCCCGGCCGTGCCGCACCCCGGCACCATCGGAACCGTCGACGTGACCGGGACCGCGTCCGCCTACGCCGGTCAACGAGTCTGCACCCGGGGCGCGACGACCGGAGTCCGATGCGGCGTGGTCACCGCCCTGAACATGTCCGTGAACTACGGCGGCGGTGACATCGTCAACGGGCTGATCCAGACCAACATCTGTGCCGAACCCGGCGACAGCGGAGGTCCGCTCTACGCCGGCGACAAGGTCATCGGCATCCTCTCCGGCGGCTCCGGCAACTGCGCCACGGGAGGGACCTCCTACTACCAGCCGATCCAGGAAGTGCTGAGCGCTTACGGCCTGTCCGTCTATTGA